The Methylomonas koyamae genome has a segment encoding these proteins:
- a CDS encoding M48 family metallopeptidase, producing MPAPLKPTDHRMGSLSVAAERCIQVDDLQFAIRRSARRRTMQITVERTGELILSAPPDVGISQLRDFIIEKRFWIYTKLAEKDRLQRQVPRKEFVNGEGFLYLGRSHRLKLVEHQDAPLKLANGRFALRQDVQDTAREHFIRWYSERARVWLSGRVADYQSRMEVAPAGVKVQDLGYRWGSCGKGDWLYFHWKTILLPARIAEYVVVHEIAHLHEPHHTPAFWLRVERAMPDYYQRKTWLAEHGIDVEGI from the coding sequence ATGCCGGCACCTCTAAAACCAACCGACCATCGAATGGGCAGCTTATCCGTTGCGGCAGAGCGATGCATTCAGGTGGACGATTTGCAGTTTGCGATACGGCGCAGCGCCAGACGCCGGACCATGCAAATCACGGTCGAGCGAACGGGGGAACTGATACTGAGCGCGCCACCGGATGTTGGCATTAGCCAACTCCGTGACTTTATTATCGAGAAACGCTTCTGGATCTACACCAAGCTGGCCGAGAAGGACCGATTGCAACGCCAGGTGCCACGCAAGGAATTCGTCAATGGTGAGGGTTTCTTATACCTAGGACGCAGCCATCGACTGAAATTGGTCGAACACCAAGATGCCCCGTTGAAACTGGCAAATGGCCGCTTCGCACTACGCCAAGATGTGCAGGATACAGCACGGGAGCACTTCATCCGCTGGTACAGTGAGAGAGCCCGTGTTTGGTTGTCCGGCCGCGTCGCCGACTACCAGTCTCGCATGGAGGTCGCTCCTGCTGGCGTTAAGGTTCAGGACCTCGGCTATCGCTGGGGCTCTTGCGGAAAGGGCGACTGGCTGTATTTTCATTGGAAGACCATCTTGCTGCCAGCCCGTATTGCCGAGTACGTGGTCGTCCATGAAATTGCTCACTTGCACGAGCCACATCACACCCCCGCTTTTTGGTTACGCGTTGAGCGTGCAATGCCCGATTATTATCAGCGCAAGACCTGGCTGGCCGAACACGGAATTGATGTTGAGGGGATATAA
- a CDS encoding MarR family winged helix-turn-helix transcriptional regulator, with protein MSYAAKHVHKLDLTLPQFDVIITLGDTPGMTPKKLGEQTLITKGTLTGVVTRLEDKGLVQRTASKKDGRSQIIRLTETGRALYERTYPEHLAFINRLFNNYLPEEVVTLEADLVRLYDEIIAARGGDGETVADEFEE; from the coding sequence TTGTCTTACGCCGCCAAACACGTCCATAAGCTGGACCTGACCTTACCGCAATTCGATGTGATCATCACGTTGGGCGATACGCCCGGCATGACACCAAAAAAACTCGGTGAACAGACGCTGATTACCAAAGGTACGTTAACCGGCGTCGTCACCCGGCTGGAGGATAAAGGCTTGGTGCAGCGGACTGCCTCGAAAAAAGACGGCCGCAGTCAGATTATTCGCTTGACGGAGACCGGCCGGGCTTTATACGAACGGACTTATCCGGAGCATTTAGCGTTTATCAACCGCTTATTCAATAACTATCTTCCGGAAGAAGTGGTAACCCTGGAAGCGGACTTGGTGAGGTTGTACGACGAGATCATCGCTGCTCGTGGCGGAGACGGCGAGACGGTGGCTGACGAGTTTGAAGAATAA
- a CDS encoding ABC transporter permease translates to MNFYGIRAIYHFEMARTFRTLAESIAAPVLTTSLYFIVFGRAIGSRMGEIDSVGYGAFIIPGLVMLNLLNESISNASFGIYMPKWSGTIYELLSAPVSWIEVLLGYVGAAATKSVMLGLLILGTARLFVPYQIAHPGWMVAFLLLTAVSFSLFGFIIGLWADSFQKLQVVPMLVVTPLTFLGGAFYSINMLPPLWQKVTLFNPVVYLISGFRWSFYGIADVDVAISLGMTFGFLLICLAFVWWAFRTGYKIRN, encoded by the coding sequence ATGAATTTTTACGGCATCCGCGCCATCTACCATTTCGAAATGGCCCGCACCTTTCGCACACTGGCCGAAAGCATCGCCGCACCGGTGCTGACCACCTCGCTGTATTTCATCGTCTTCGGCCGCGCCATCGGCTCGCGAATGGGCGAGATCGACAGTGTCGGCTATGGTGCCTTCATCATTCCCGGCCTGGTGATGCTGAATCTGTTAAACGAGAGCATCTCCAACGCCTCGTTCGGCATCTACATGCCGAAATGGTCCGGCACGATCTACGAACTGCTGTCGGCGCCGGTATCGTGGATCGAAGTGTTGTTGGGTTATGTCGGCGCGGCCGCCACCAAATCGGTGATGCTGGGGCTGTTGATTCTCGGTACCGCGCGGCTATTCGTACCCTACCAGATTGCGCATCCCGGCTGGATGGTCGCATTCTTACTGCTGACCGCCGTCAGCTTCAGCCTGTTCGGCTTCATCATCGGCCTGTGGGCGGACAGCTTCCAGAAATTGCAAGTGGTGCCGATGTTGGTCGTCACGCCGCTGACCTTTCTCGGCGGCGCGTTTTATTCGATCAACATGCTGCCGCCGCTATGGCAGAAAGTCACGTTGTTCAATCCGGTGGTTTACCTGATCAGCGGCTTCCGCTGGAGCTTTTACGGCATTGCTGATGTCGACGTGGCAATCAGCTTAGGCATGACCTTCGGCTTCTTGCTAATCTGCCTGGCATTCGTCTGGTGGGCGTTCAGGACCGGTTACAAGATCAGGAATTAA
- a CDS encoding ABC transporter ATP-binding protein → MAIGPTSTHTTTAVSEPIISVHGVHKTYAGGFQALRNIDLEIRRGEIFALLGPNGAGKTTLIGIICGIVNPTSGSVVAAGYDIRKHYRAARAAIGLVPQELHTDAFESVWATVRFSRGLFGKPPNPDYLEKILRALSLWEKRDAKIMALSGGMKRRLLIAKALSHEPEILFLDEPSAGVDVELRHDMWRLVRELREQGTTIILTTHYIEEAEDMADRIGVINKGQLVVVEDKTALMRKLGKKELALTLRQTLTELPAELHAWPLTLSGDGQTLVYTFDSQTEESGIAELLRALNQLGIDFKDLRSSESSLEDIFVSLVQQAQGVKP, encoded by the coding sequence GTGGCTATAGGTCCGACATCCACACACACAACGACAGCAGTCTCGGAGCCGATTATCTCGGTGCACGGCGTACACAAAACCTACGCCGGCGGTTTCCAGGCCTTGCGCAACATCGATCTGGAGATCCGGCGCGGCGAGATTTTCGCGTTGCTCGGCCCGAACGGTGCCGGCAAGACTACGCTAATCGGCATTATCTGCGGCATCGTCAATCCGACTTCGGGAAGCGTGGTCGCCGCGGGCTACGATATCCGCAAGCATTATCGCGCCGCGCGGGCGGCAATCGGCCTGGTACCGCAGGAATTGCATACCGATGCGTTCGAGTCGGTCTGGGCGACCGTCCGCTTCAGCCGCGGCTTGTTCGGCAAGCCGCCCAACCCGGACTACCTGGAAAAAATTCTGCGCGCGTTGTCGTTGTGGGAAAAGCGCGACGCCAAAATCATGGCCTTATCCGGCGGCATGAAACGCCGACTGCTAATTGCCAAAGCCTTATCCCACGAACCGGAAATCCTGTTTCTCGACGAACCCAGCGCCGGCGTCGACGTGGAGCTGCGCCACGACATGTGGCGGCTGGTACGCGAACTGCGCGAGCAAGGCACAACCATCATCCTGACCACGCATTACATCGAAGAAGCCGAAGACATGGCCGACCGCATCGGCGTCATTAACAAGGGACAGCTAGTCGTGGTCGAAGACAAAACCGCGTTGATGCGCAAGCTGGGCAAGAAAGAATTGGCCTTGACGCTACGCCAGACTTTAACGGAATTGCCGGCGGAACTGCATGCCTGGCCGCTGACCCTGTCCGGCGACGGCCAAACTTTGGTTTACACCTTCGACAGCCAGACCGAAGAAAGCGGAATCGCCGAATTACTGCGGGCCTTGAACCAACTCGGCATCGATTTCAAAGACCTGCGTTCCAGCGAAAGCTCGCTGGAAGATATCTTCGTCAGCCTGGTCCAGCAAGCCCAAGGAGTTAAGCCATGA
- a CDS encoding DDE-type integrase/transposase/recombinase, with protein MTIHRANQVWALDTTYIPLAKGFAYLTAVVDWASRKVLAAKVAITLEACHAAVAALLHDAVEDAETTDEANRRRDLIREAFGERVATIVEGYTDGAPDSNGVKPDWHTCKRTYLAHLKPPRQYLVGVLRR; from the coding sequence ATGACCATCCATCGCGCCAATCAAGTTTGGGCGTTGGATACGACCTACATCCCGCTGGCCAAAGGATTCGCGTATTTAACGGCGGTCGTGGACTGGGCCAGTCGCAAAGTGCTGGCAGCTAAAGTCGCGATTACCCTGGAAGCCTGCCATGCGGCGGTAGCTGCCTTGTTGCATGACGCCGTAGAGGATGCCGAGACTACCGACGAGGCAAACCGTCGGCGGGATTTAATCCGGGAAGCGTTCGGCGAGCGCGTTGCGACCATTGTCGAAGGTTACACAGACGGCGCGCCAGATAGTAATGGTGTAAAGCCCGATTGGCACACCTGCAAGCGTACCTATTTGGCGCATCTCAAGCCCCCCCGCCAATACCTTGTTGGTGTCTTGCGCAGATAA
- the ftsH gene encoding ATP-dependent zinc metalloprotease FtsH, with amino-acid sequence MKKMLIPLLVLAGIAVVMFAVFNPTAPAYHAQNDLSYSDFIQDVRGKAVAEVVLDGRSVNGLRHNGTRFTAYNPGDARMIDDLLEYGVKIKVQRPEVQSPLMEVFYAWAPTLLLIGVLVYFMRKQQLGAGAQNGFGKSRAKLMSEDLIKVRFKDVAGVEEAKQDVAEMVDFLKDPGKYEALGGKIPRGVLMVGPPGTGKTLLARAIAGEAGVPFFSISGSDFVEMFVGVGASRVRDMFEKAKKRAPCIVFIDEIDAVGRQRSPGNMGGTEEREQTLNQLLVEMDGFSGNEGIIVIAATNRADVLDKALLRPGRFDRQVQVGLPDIKGREQILKVHAARVPLAADVDINDLARGTPGFSGAELANLINEGALFAARNNQRQVTMTDLDKARDKTIMGAEKRTMIMCREDLLMTAYHEAGHAIVGRLMPEHDPVYKVSIMPRGGALGITMFLPERDQYSASKDKLEGQISSLFGGRIAEALIYGKNKVTTGASNDIQRATQLARNMVTKWGLSDRLGPMDCGEFDGGYPGSSKPMSEQMSLFVDKEIRRLLARNYQRAETILKAHVDILHNMAQALMEWETLDKNQIDELMQGKAIAPPKAAGT; translated from the coding sequence ATGAAAAAAATGCTTATCCCGCTGCTGGTACTAGCCGGCATCGCGGTCGTGATGTTTGCCGTCTTTAACCCTACTGCGCCTGCCTACCATGCACAAAACGACCTGTCGTACTCGGATTTTATCCAGGATGTGCGCGGCAAGGCCGTTGCCGAAGTGGTGCTCGATGGTCGCTCTGTCAATGGTCTGCGCCATAACGGAACCCGCTTTACGGCCTACAATCCCGGCGATGCGCGAATGATCGACGACTTGTTGGAATATGGCGTCAAGATCAAGGTCCAGAGACCGGAGGTACAGTCGCCGTTGATGGAAGTCTTTTATGCCTGGGCGCCGACGTTGTTATTAATCGGGGTATTGGTGTACTTCATGCGCAAGCAGCAACTTGGCGCCGGTGCCCAAAACGGTTTCGGCAAAAGCCGCGCCAAATTGATGAGCGAAGACCTGATCAAGGTCCGTTTCAAGGACGTGGCCGGGGTCGAGGAAGCCAAGCAGGATGTCGCGGAAATGGTGGATTTTCTGAAAGATCCCGGCAAATACGAAGCTCTGGGTGGCAAAATCCCGCGCGGCGTCTTAATGGTTGGTCCTCCCGGCACCGGTAAGACCTTATTGGCCCGGGCCATAGCCGGTGAGGCAGGTGTGCCGTTCTTCTCGATCTCCGGCTCGGATTTCGTTGAAATGTTCGTCGGTGTCGGCGCGTCCCGCGTGCGGGACATGTTCGAAAAAGCCAAGAAACGCGCGCCTTGCATCGTCTTCATCGACGAAATCGACGCGGTCGGCCGGCAGCGTAGTCCCGGTAATATGGGGGGTACCGAAGAGCGCGAACAAACCCTCAACCAGCTATTGGTGGAAATGGACGGCTTCAGCGGTAACGAGGGCATCATAGTTATCGCCGCCACCAATCGCGCCGACGTGCTGGATAAAGCCTTGCTGAGGCCGGGCCGCTTCGATCGCCAAGTGCAGGTTGGCTTGCCGGACATCAAGGGCCGCGAGCAAATCCTCAAGGTTCATGCCGCCAGGGTGCCGTTGGCTGCTGACGTCGATATCAACGATCTGGCACGCGGCACCCCTGGTTTTTCCGGTGCCGAATTGGCCAACTTAATTAACGAAGGCGCTTTGTTCGCCGCCCGCAACAACCAGCGGCAAGTGACAATGACCGACCTGGATAAAGCCCGCGACAAAACCATCATGGGTGCTGAAAAACGCACCATGATCATGTGTCGGGAAGATCTGTTGATGACCGCTTACCACGAAGCCGGTCATGCCATTGTCGGTCGCCTGATGCCCGAGCACGACCCGGTTTATAAAGTCAGCATCATGCCGCGCGGCGGGGCCTTGGGCATTACCATGTTCTTGCCGGAACGCGACCAATACAGCGCCAGCAAGGACAAACTGGAAGGCCAAATTTCCAGCTTGTTTGGTGGCCGGATCGCCGAAGCGTTGATTTACGGCAAGAACAAAGTCACCACCGGCGCCTCCAACGACATCCAGCGTGCCACCCAGCTGGCCCGTAACATGGTCACCAAATGGGGGCTTTCGGACCGTTTAGGGCCGATGGATTGCGGCGAATTTGATGGGGGCTATCCGGGCTCATCCAAGCCGATGTCCGAACAAATGAGCCTGTTTGTCGATAAAGAAATCCGCCGCTTGCTGGCCAGGAATTATCAACGCGCCGAAACCATCCTCAAGGCGCATGTCGATATTCTGCACAACATGGCGCAAGCTTTGATGGAATGGGAAACGCTGGATAAAAATCAGATCGACGAATTGATGCAAGGCAAGGCGATAGCGCCGCCCAAGGCTGCGGGCACGTGA
- a CDS encoding TetR/AcrR family transcriptional regulator C-terminal domain-containing protein, translated as MQLYRPIIAEQQHFPELGELIYRVGAEPVLRQMASYLAKLSGRGILHITDLETSSRLFLDMLKGDPHFRCLLGLETGLGEPEKQRLISRVVAFFLKGHGYEA; from the coding sequence TTGCAACTTTACCGGCCGATCATCGCCGAGCAGCAGCATTTCCCCGAATTGGGCGAATTGATTTACCGGGTCGGAGCAGAACCCGTGTTGCGGCAGATGGCTTCTTATTTGGCCAAACTGAGTGGGCGAGGCATTCTGCACATCACCGACCTTGAAACATCCAGTCGTTTGTTTCTGGACATGTTAAAAGGCGATCCGCATTTTCGTTGTCTGCTAGGCTTGGAAACGGGCCTCGGCGAACCGGAAAAACAACGCCTTATTTCCAGAGTAGTTGCCTTCTTTCTAAAAGGACATGGCTATGAAGCATAA
- a CDS encoding Mor transcription activator family protein, with amino-acid sequence MKTKRRSLTLQEIADVIGADQAQHLISQIGGITHYFPDNCQQGRHVALDQIVWEAMCKHFAGWVYIPKGHANRLDARNAEIRKKRAAGAGIVDLAIEYSLSDRQIRTICGGDFASKMPTVELGRMP; translated from the coding sequence ATGAAAACCAAACGTCGATCATTAACCCTGCAAGAAATCGCCGACGTAATCGGCGCAGACCAAGCCCAACATTTGATAAGCCAGATCGGCGGCATCACCCACTATTTCCCGGATAATTGCCAACAGGGGCGACATGTGGCGCTAGATCAGATCGTTTGGGAGGCAATGTGCAAGCATTTTGCTGGCTGGGTTTACATTCCCAAGGGCCACGCCAATCGATTGGACGCAAGAAATGCTGAAATCAGGAAAAAGCGGGCCGCAGGCGCAGGGATTGTGGACTTGGCCATCGAATACAGCTTAAGCGATAGGCAAATCAGGACTATTTGTGGTGGGGACTTCGCGTCGAAAATGCCAACAGTTGAACTTGGGCGAATGCCTTAG
- a CDS encoding IS3 family transposase, producing MEARQLQDQLNLQGIPIGRKRVKTLMKTMGIEAVYCKPNTSKKTPRHEIYPA from the coding sequence ATGGAAGCTCGCCAGTTACAGGATCAGCTGAATCTGCAAGGCATCCCGATCGGCCGCAAGCGGGTGAAAACTTTGATGAAGACAATGGGCATCGAAGCGGTGTACTGCAAGCCCAATACCAGCAAGAAGACGCCACGTCACGAAATCTATCCGGCATGA
- a CDS encoding PDDEXK nuclease domain-containing protein, producing MTDRPVSLTPPPSGYTDWLAELKMRIHSAQQRAALAVNRELVLLYWQIGRDILERQGREGWGAKVIERLAHDLRTAFPDMKGFSRANLMYMRAFAEAWPEQAIVQQPVGQLPWGHNLVLLSKLKNAEQRLAYAQRAIEHGWSRSILEMQIETRFLEREGKAVTNFVQRIPPPGTDLARQSLKDPYLFDFLRLGKDADEREIESGLVQHITRFLLELGAGFAFVGRQVHLEVGGDDFFIDLLFYHLKLRSYVVIELKADKFKPEHLGQLSFYLTVVDAQVKNEHDNPTIGLLLCKSKNKVVAEYALREKNQPMGIAEYKLLESLPAELQTGLPSIEQIERELGALSDEPDTEND from the coding sequence ATGACCGACCGCCCCGTTTCCCTCACCCCGCCCCCCAGCGGTTACACCGACTGGCTGGCCGAGCTGAAGATGCGCATCCACTCCGCCCAGCAGCGCGCCGCGCTGGCGGTGAACCGCGAGCTGGTGCTGTTGTACTGGCAGATTGGCCGCGACATTTTGGAGCGGCAAGGCCGGGAAGGCTGGGGCGCCAAGGTCATCGAACGGCTGGCGCATGATTTACGCACCGCCTTCCCGGACATGAAGGGCTTTTCCCGCGCTAACTTGATGTATATGCGCGCTTTTGCCGAGGCTTGGCCGGAGCAGGCAATTGTCCAACAGCCTGTTGGACAATTGCCTTGGGGCCACAATCTGGTGTTGCTCAGCAAATTAAAAAACGCAGAACAACGGCTGGCTTATGCCCAGCGGGCCATTGAACATGGTTGGTCCCGTTCAATTCTGGAAATGCAGATCGAAACCCGTTTTCTGGAACGTGAAGGCAAGGCGGTTACCAACTTCGTCCAACGTATCCCCCCGCCGGGCACGGATTTGGCGCGGCAGTCACTAAAAGACCCTTATTTGTTTGATTTCTTGCGTTTGGGCAAAGATGCCGACGAACGGGAGATCGAGTCCGGCTTGGTGCAGCACATTACCCGCTTTCTTCTGGAACTGGGCGCGGGCTTTGCCTTTGTAGGGCGGCAGGTGCATTTAGAAGTAGGCGGCGATGATTTTTTTATTGACCTGTTGTTCTATCACCTGAAATTACGTAGCTATGTGGTGATTGAGCTGAAGGCGGATAAATTTAAACCCGAGCACCTTGGGCAATTGAGCTTCTATCTCACCGTGGTGGATGCCCAGGTTAAGAACGAGCACGACAACCCGACCATTGGTTTGCTGCTGTGCAAAAGCAAAAACAAGGTGGTGGCCGAATACGCTCTGCGCGAGAAAAACCAGCCCATGGGTATTGCCGAATACAAACTGCTGGAATCGCTACCGGCGGAACTGCAAACCGGCCTGCCCAGCATTGAACAAATTGAACGGGAACTGGGCGCTCTGTCCGATGAGCCCGACACGGAGAACGACTGA
- a CDS encoding type I restriction endonuclease subunit R, producing MGWELDDVEKPFVAQLQALGWRHIEGSLDDPSVTGRTGFAEVIQESLLREQLRALNPGPDGLPWLDEARLQETVAAITRLGTHKLMEANEKATALLIRGLTVEGLPGWDGGRGQTIRYIDWDTPANNRFTVINQYRVDCPPGFNSAKQFIVPDLVLLVNGIPLVVAECKSPSIPEPLAEAVDQLRRYSNQRKAAFEVDDNEGNEPLFATNQLLVASSFDEARVGCVGAAFEHYAQWKTVVGPDGAGSELEVAHGLGKSALSEQERLIAGLLTPAHLLDVVQNFMLFMQAGGQTIKTVCRYQQYRAVNRALVRLKTGLTRRQHGEHDQRGGIIWHTQGSGKSLTMVFLVRKMRADAQLRRFKVIVITDRKDLQGQLSATATLTGEVVDVAESTAGVKELARRKGPGLIFATIQKYRDSDIAGDAPLTADDLPKVEQPKAGYKADEKFEVLNEDDSILVLVDEAHRTQAGDLHANLLAGLPNCARIGFTGTPIIMGEKKRTHEIFGEFIDRYTIKEAEADGATVPVLYEGRTANGAIKDGASLDELFEDLFRQHTPEELEAIKQKYATKGHIFDAPALIADKARDIIRHYVTNILPNGYKAQVVAYSRLAAIRYFEALQQARDELLAEAQALSTEDKGLDDEALCQRPAKVQALVQAWRYRDTLARIEFAPIISGSNNDDPAWKRWTDGTAHEQLLKRFKKPLLLGDSKGAKPEKTDPLAFLVVKSMLLTGFDAPIEGVMYLDRPIREAELLQAIARVNRTGFGKRCGIVVDYYGVAQHLKEALAAYADEDVAGALASLKDEVPVLRDRHLRVVDLFRRHGIESLDDAEACVEALGSEKLRAEFAVKLKAFLASLDTVLPRPEGLPYSGDAKRLAYIYARARNRYKDTPVLGKDIGAKVRKLIDDHVISLGIDPKIPPIQLSDAEFDSHVARAANDRAKASEMEHAIRSHIRKHTDEDPVLYRKLSERLNDILKNLGEQWNEVIAQLQKIIDELRTGKAGTADAPSDLPEHCAPFLRTVLDVVSAGQTPTATELLRLKDVTVELVNLLVDELKANPKIWSPSKMPDQENLRDGVLFEHLMRLRPPLVDTDKAGVLADKLMEQARASHDKLVQV from the coding sequence ATGGGCTGGGAACTCGACGATGTAGAAAAACCTTTCGTGGCCCAGTTGCAGGCGCTGGGTTGGAGGCATATCGAAGGCAGCCTGGACGACCCGTCGGTCACGGGCCGCACCGGCTTTGCCGAGGTGATTCAGGAGAGTTTGCTGCGCGAACAATTGCGCGCGCTGAATCCCGGGCCTGACGGTTTGCCCTGGCTGGATGAGGCACGGCTGCAAGAAACCGTTGCCGCCATCACCCGGCTGGGCACGCACAAGTTGATGGAGGCCAACGAAAAGGCCACCGCTTTATTGATCCGTGGCCTGACCGTTGAAGGTCTGCCCGGCTGGGACGGAGGCCGCGGCCAGACGATTCGCTACATCGACTGGGACACCCCTGCCAACAACCGCTTCACGGTGATTAACCAGTACCGCGTGGATTGCCCGCCCGGCTTCAACAGCGCCAAGCAGTTCATCGTGCCCGATCTAGTGCTGCTGGTGAACGGCATCCCGCTGGTGGTGGCGGAGTGCAAAAGCCCATCCATCCCCGAGCCGCTGGCGGAAGCGGTGGATCAACTGCGGCGCTACAGCAATCAGCGCAAGGCCGCCTTCGAGGTGGATGACAACGAGGGCAACGAGCCCTTGTTCGCCACCAATCAGTTGTTGGTGGCCAGCAGCTTCGACGAGGCTAGGGTGGGCTGCGTGGGTGCGGCCTTCGAGCATTACGCCCAATGGAAGACCGTGGTCGGCCCGGATGGCGCGGGTTCGGAACTCGAGGTGGCTCACGGTTTGGGTAAGTCCGCTCTCTCCGAGCAGGAGCGTTTGATTGCCGGGCTGTTGACACCTGCCCATCTGCTGGATGTGGTGCAAAACTTCATGTTGTTCATGCAGGCGGGCGGGCAAACCATCAAGACGGTGTGCCGCTATCAGCAATACCGGGCCGTCAACCGCGCCCTGGTTCGACTCAAAACCGGCCTGACGCGACGACAACATGGCGAACACGACCAGCGCGGCGGCATCATCTGGCACACCCAGGGCTCCGGTAAATCGCTCACCATGGTGTTTCTGGTGCGCAAGATGCGCGCGGATGCGCAGTTGCGGCGCTTCAAGGTGATCGTCATCACCGACCGCAAGGACTTGCAGGGCCAGTTATCCGCGACCGCCACGCTGACCGGCGAAGTAGTGGACGTGGCCGAGAGCACGGCAGGCGTGAAGGAGTTGGCGCGGCGTAAAGGGCCGGGACTCATTTTTGCCACAATCCAGAAATACCGTGACTCCGACATTGCGGGCGATGCGCCACTGACAGCCGACGATTTGCCAAAAGTAGAACAACCGAAGGCCGGTTATAAAGCCGACGAAAAGTTCGAGGTACTGAACGAGGACGACAGCATCCTGGTGCTGGTCGACGAAGCCCACCGCACCCAGGCTGGCGACCTGCATGCCAACCTGCTGGCAGGGCTGCCCAACTGCGCGCGCATCGGCTTCACCGGCACGCCGATCATCATGGGCGAGAAGAAACGCACCCATGAAATCTTCGGCGAGTTCATCGACCGTTACACCATCAAGGAAGCCGAAGCCGACGGCGCCACGGTACCGGTTCTGTACGAGGGCCGCACGGCCAACGGCGCGATCAAGGACGGGGCCAGCCTGGACGAGTTATTCGAGGATTTGTTTCGCCAGCACACGCCCGAGGAACTGGAGGCGATCAAGCAAAAATACGCCACCAAGGGCCACATTTTCGACGCTCCAGCGCTGATCGCTGATAAGGCACGCGACATCATTCGCCACTACGTCACCAATATCCTGCCGAATGGCTATAAGGCGCAGGTGGTGGCTTACAGTCGCCTGGCGGCAATCCGCTACTTCGAGGCCTTGCAGCAGGCGCGTGACGAGCTTCTGGCTGAAGCGCAGGCTCTTTCCACCGAAGACAAGGGGCTGGATGACGAGGCGCTGTGCCAACGTCCAGCCAAGGTTCAGGCGCTGGTGCAGGCTTGGCGCTACCGCGACACGCTGGCCCGCATCGAATTCGCGCCCATCATTTCTGGCAGCAACAATGACGACCCGGCCTGGAAGCGTTGGACAGACGGCACGGCGCACGAGCAATTGCTCAAACGCTTCAAGAAGCCTCTGTTGCTGGGTGATAGCAAGGGAGCCAAGCCGGAGAAAACCGACCCATTGGCCTTTTTGGTCGTGAAGTCGATGTTGTTGACCGGCTTCGATGCGCCCATCGAAGGCGTTATGTATCTGGACCGACCCATCCGCGAAGCGGAACTGCTGCAGGCCATTGCTCGCGTCAACCGTACCGGCTTTGGCAAACGTTGCGGCATCGTGGTGGACTATTACGGCGTGGCGCAACATTTGAAAGAAGCATTGGCGGCTTATGCCGATGAAGACGTGGCAGGTGCACTGGCCAGCCTGAAGGACGAAGTGCCGGTACTGCGCGACCGGCATCTGCGCGTGGTGGACCTGTTTCGTCGGCATGGCATTGAATCGCTCGATGACGCCGAAGCCTGTGTCGAGGCTTTGGGCAGCGAGAAGTTGCGCGCCGAGTTCGCGGTCAAACTCAAAGCCTTTCTGGCATCGTTGGATACCGTGCTGCCGCGCCCTGAAGGCTTGCCGTATTCTGGCGACGCCAAGCGTCTGGCTTACATCTATGCGCGTGCCCGAAATCGTTACAAGGACACGCCGGTATTGGGCAAGGATATTGGCGCCAAGGTACGCAAGCTGATCGACGACCACGTGATTTCGCTGGGCATCGATCCAAAAATTCCGCCGATTCAGCTAAGTGATGCGGAGTTTGATAGCCACGTGGCGCGTGCCGCCAACGACCGCGCCAAGGCTTCCGAAATGGAGCACGCGATTCGCTCGCATATTCGCAAGCACACCGACGAAGACCCGGTGCTGTACCGCAAACTCTCGGAACGCTTGAACGATATCCTGAAAAACTTGGGCGAACAGTGGAATGAGGTCATTGCGCAACTGCAGAAAATCATCGACGAGCTGCGCACCGGTAAGGCGGGAACTGCCGATGCCCCCAGCGACTTGCCCGAGCATTGTGCGCCGTTTTTGCGTACCGTCCTGGATGTGGTTTCTGCTGGTCAAACACCAACGGCAACTGAGTTACTGCGCCTGAAGGATGTGACCGTGGAACTCGTAAACCTATTGGTGGATGAGTTGAAGGCTAACCCGAAGATTTGGAGCCCCAGCAAAATGCCAGACCAGGAAAATCTGCGTGATGGCGTGCTTTTCGAGCACTTGATGCGCCTGCGGCCACCGTTGGTAGACACCGACAAGGCCGGCGTGCTCGCAGACAAGTTGATGGAGCAGGCACGCGCCAGTCACGACAAGCTGGTGCAGGTGTAG